CGGTCGGGCCGTAATAGCTCGCAGCCTGGCGGTCGGAGGCGACGCCCTGCATATCGGCCTCGAGGCCGACCACGAAGCTGTTGTAGACCTGCGCATTATAGCCGATCTGGCCGCCGCCGATGAAGCCGTCGTTGCTGACCGAGGCGTTCCAGGGGAAATTGCCGCCGAGCGCCTGCGCGCCGAAGCCGGCCGAGCCCGTATCGGCATAGGATTGAGTCACTGTGTTGTTGTTCGTCCAGCCATAGCCGGCGTTGAGACCGACATAGAAGCCCGTCCACATGGGCGGCGGCGGGGGCGGCGGCAGAAAGGCGGGGGCGTCCTTGCGCGAGGGAAGGTCGGCAGCCGACGCCGAGCCCATACCGAAAGCCAAGGCGAGCATGCTCGCGGCGACGACATATTTCTTCATGATCGCAGTCCTCACTCTACCATTTCTCGACTCGCCGGGCGGGCCGGAGCGTCGACGCCACAGGGTCGGAGCGAGACGCGTCCAAACCGCGACGGCGAGCGTCGATGAGGAAGCTGTAGCTCGAGCTGATAAAATTCAAGTTAATTTTTCGCAATCCGACGCTCGTTAACACGATAGAAATAACGTTCTTACGCTGCTATGGCAAGGTCACGAATAAACACTCGCTTCTCCACAGTTTCGCCTTGTTTTCTCTTCGTCGGCTTCTGGTTGTATTTCTGTCTACACGCGTCGCTGGGTGCGACAATTTGCAACATGCTCTCGAGGATATCGTGATATCAAGCGGGTTTGCTCAGCGCCGGCAGGAGTTGCGCGTCCAGGATTTGCGCGTCGAGCGGCCCGTGGAGGGCCAGCTCTATCACCGGCCCGGGCCCGATCACGAAGGTCGCCGGCACGCCGCGCGCGCCGAGAGCGCGCTGCAGCTGCGCTCGGCTGTCGAGTCCGACGGCGGCGTAAGGATTGCCGCTTCGCGCCAAATAGTCGCGCACATGGTCCGGGTCGTCGCGCACGGCGGCCCCGAGGATCGGAGCCGGCGACCGCGCCGCCAATTGCACCAGCAGCTCATGCTCCTCGCGGCACGACGGGCACCAGGACGCCCAGAAGTTCAGAATGGACCGGCGTTCCGACAGCGCGCGCGACGAAAGGCCGGGCAGGGGCCGGCCGGACGCATCGACGAGGCCCGGTGAAGCGGCGAGCTCGAAGCTCTCGAGCGACAGAGGATTGAAGAGGCGCCCGGCCCAATCCTTGCGGATCGCGACCGTGGCGACGAGGCCCGCGCCGGCGGTGAGCAGCAGACCCCGACGGCTGAAGCCGGCGGACTCCTGGCGATTGTCATAATTCATGGCGTCGCTCCCGCTGTTGAATGCGGAGCTTGGCCGCAAAGTCTCGAGAAGTCGTCAACCCGCGCGCGCCAGCCTGCCGCCCGGCAGAGGCGAGGGCGCTCCCGTCGTGGTCGGAAAGGTGAGCGGCAGGCCGTTCAGAGAGCGAACGGCGAGAAAGGCGAAGGCCTGTGCCTCGATCGCCTCGCCGGACCAGCCGAATTGCTCGGCGTTCCGCACATCGCAGGGAAGGCGCGCGGCGAGCGCGCGCATCAGCGCCAGATTGCGCGCGCCGCCGCCGCA
The sequence above is a segment of the Methylosinus trichosporium OB3b genome. Coding sequences within it:
- a CDS encoding redoxin family protein; translated protein: MNYDNRQESAGFSRRGLLLTAGAGLVATVAIRKDWAGRLFNPLSLESFELAASPGLVDASGRPLPGLSSRALSERRSILNFWASWCPSCREEHELLVQLAARSPAPILGAAVRDDPDHVRDYLARSGNPYAAVGLDSRAQLQRALGARGVPATFVIGPGPVIELALHGPLDAQILDAQLLPALSKPA